The genomic window ATGGCCATGATGACGAACCAGAACCACGGGAAATAGGACTCGCCCGCGCCCCTGCCCTCGGCCAGCTTCAGCGCCCGCTCGGCCAGAGCCCTGGGCGTGGCCATCAGCGGGCCGTCCTTGACGTTGCCCCAGCTCATGCTGGTGTCGATGAAGCCCGGCTTGATGTTGATCACCCGCACGCCGGCGCGATCGAGCACGATGCGCAGCCCCTGCAGGAAGGTGTGCAGCCCCGCCTTGGCTGAACCGTAGGTGTAGTTCGACGCCCGCCCGCGGTCGCCGGCCACCGAACCGAGCACCACGACCACGCCCTTGCGCGCCTCCAGCACCGGCTTGAGCCACAGCAGGATGGAGGCCGCGCCGGTGAAGTTGGCGTTGATGACATGCGCGCCGAGCTCGGGCGCGGCGTCGATCTCGGCCTGCGAAGGCATGAAGCCGAAGGCGACGAAGACGCCGAGCGGTCCCTCGCCTTCCGCCGCGACGCGGCGCACGAAGGCCTCGTGCGAGGCCATGTCGAGCGCGTCGAACTCGACCACCGACACGGCGTGGCCGCCGCGGATTCGCAGGTCGGTGGCGCTGCGCTCCATGTCCTCGAGGTCGCGGCCGGCGAGCACGACGTCGACGCCGCGCGCGGCGGCGAGCCGCGCGAACTCGCGCGCGATCGGCGAGGTGGCACCCAGGATCAGCCAGCGGGACATGGTCATGGCGCGCCTCCGCGGATCGCCAGTCGTCGCGACATGCTCGAGCCCAGCCGCCGCTGCGGATCGACGCGCTCGAGCACGTCCAGGAACGCCGGCAGCCGCCGATACATCGCGGCGAAGCCCTGCGGCGAGAGGCAGGAATCCTTGGCGAGATAGACGCGCCCGCCGTGGTCGAGCGTGATGCGCTCCAGATCGCCCAGCAGCTCGACGATGCCCGGCTTGTTGGGGAAGTCGAGCGCCACGCCATAGCCCGGCATCGGGAAGGACAGCATGCCGGTTCCGGCCGGCCCCATCGCCTTGAGCACCGCAAGGAACGAGCCGGCACGCGACTCGCGGATGCGCTCCAGCAGCGGCACCAGCGCCGCGGC from Alphaproteobacteria bacterium includes these protein-coding regions:
- a CDS encoding SDR family NAD(P)-dependent oxidoreductase; its protein translation is MSRWLILGATSPIAREFARLAAARGVDVVLAGRDLEDMERSATDLRIRGGHAVSVVEFDALDMASHEAFVRRVAAEGEGPLGVFVAFGFMPSQAEIDAAPELGAHVINANFTGAASILLWLKPVLEARKGVVVVLGSVAGDRGRASNYTYGSAKAGLHTFLQGLRIVLDRAGVRVINIKPGFIDTSMSWGNVKDGPLMATPRALAERALKLAEGRGAGESYFPWFWFVIMAIIKSVPYRIFRRLPI